The following proteins are co-located in the Sporosarcina pasteurii genome:
- a CDS encoding CidA/LrgA family holin-like protein, giving the protein MKKILDIPLKKIFLIIIQIAGLYLLSVLGEFISNLLSLSIPGSIIGLLLLLVGLHLRIIPESFIQEGAGLLLIILPLFFIPATVGIVQHPEFLSVKGIFLILIVMISTFLTMIVAGRMSEWYEKKQVKEES; this is encoded by the coding sequence ATGAAAAAAATACTAGATATCCCGCTTAAAAAAATATTTCTTATCATTATCCAAATAGCGGGCTTATATCTATTAAGTGTATTAGGGGAGTTTATCTCTAATTTGTTAAGCTTATCGATACCTGGAAGTATTATTGGGCTATTACTATTATTGGTCGGATTACATTTACGTATCATTCCAGAATCGTTTATTCAGGAAGGTGCAGGGTTATTATTAATAATTTTACCACTTTTCTTCATTCCAGCGACCGTTGGGATCGTCCAACATCCAGAATTTCTTTCGGTAAAAGGGATTTTCCTAATACTAATCGTCATGATTAGTACCTTCTTAACGATGATTGTCGCGGGACGAATGAGTGAATGGTACGAAAAGAAGCAAGTAAAGGAGGAATCCTAA
- a CDS encoding LrgB family protein, with amino-acid sequence MQNLLTPIIVIITTVGLFLMMRRLYGRYPNAVFHPMLTTTTLICIGLLLFNIPYADYMKGGKWIEQFLGPCVVALAYPLYNQRKIMMQYKKVILLGISSGLITAMGSIIFFAKLFKVEEEIVYTIIPKSITTPVAIQISDTMGGIPSLTAIFVMIAGFSGIIVGPYVMKYTGIESRLGKGLALGSASHALGVAKSTEYGELSLSMASVAMTLSAIIGSLIGPLLVLFV; translated from the coding sequence ATGCAAAACTTATTAACGCCAATCATTGTGATTATTACGACGGTAGGTTTATTTTTGATGATGAGGCGTTTATACGGTCGTTATCCAAATGCTGTTTTCCATCCAATGTTAACGACAACGACCTTGATTTGTATAGGACTATTACTATTTAATATTCCTTATGCGGATTATATGAAGGGCGGGAAGTGGATTGAACAATTCTTAGGTCCATGTGTGGTCGCACTTGCCTATCCTTTATACAATCAAAGAAAGATTATGATGCAATATAAAAAAGTAATACTACTAGGCATCTCATCGGGCTTAATTACCGCGATGGGGAGCATTATCTTTTTTGCAAAATTATTTAAAGTTGAAGAAGAAATTGTCTATACCATTATTCCTAAGTCAATCACAACACCTGTTGCAATTCAGATAAGTGACACAATGGGAGGCATTCCATCTTTAACGGCTATTTTTGTCATGATTGCTGGATTTAGTGGAATTATTGTCGGCCCTTACGTGATGAAATACACAGGAATTGAAAGTCGATTAGGAAAGGGGCTTGCGTTGGGCAGTGCATCGCATGCCTTAGGCGTTGCGAAATCAACTGAATACGGAGAACTGTCACTATCTATGGCATCAGTTGCGATGACGCTTAGTGCAATCATTGGCTCGTTGATTGGTCCGCTTCTCGTTTTGTTCGTGTAG
- a CDS encoding methyl-accepting chemotaxis protein, with amino-acid sequence MKNTLTFQLGAIIVGIMIAMLAISSFATYKTAYDKLYDAAGVEAYGCANITTGLIEPGDIVKIKNGDTNTMETVGKQLNWTTAHKDIFETQYIIDLDGNLLAMDDHLAAKGLKVGDAIPIDDEAISTLLETKHPTYSQPYEFAGIERLSGYAPIFENHDSSGDVIAISVIDFDNAIVAERTWDVVRNGVLISLIPMVIAASITIYLIRRKTSQISSLINHAREIADGNLAIEDTVVNSRDEVGDLARTLNMMTANLRNIIGTMKTTAVQLTKNSSETAMSLNEMHDAIQQVAANMSDVTISISNGTANAEHASSILGTLADNIQASKVTADRSVENSKATMQVAENGQQRANEINEDMEKIRTESVDSGNTIQNLIESTTKIQDITSTIAGIAAQTNLLALNASIEAARAGEHGQGFAVVAEEVRKLAEQSNSEVLEVEKLVADITAHIQQVVSSTEESTALIESGTNTVRLTAESLSQVAQAVSKTVEEISSLSASTTIEAESSEQVVQLISELTREIHTIEDMSMNISAATERNDSID; translated from the coding sequence TTGAAAAACACATTAACATTTCAGTTAGGCGCAATAATTGTTGGTATCATGATTGCGATGTTGGCGATTTCATCTTTCGCTACCTATAAAACAGCTTATGATAAATTATATGACGCGGCTGGGGTAGAAGCATATGGTTGTGCGAACATCACGACAGGATTAATTGAACCAGGTGATATTGTCAAAATTAAAAATGGCGATACAAATACGATGGAAACAGTTGGAAAGCAATTAAACTGGACGACTGCACATAAAGATATCTTTGAAACGCAATACATCATTGACTTAGACGGTAATCTGCTTGCTATGGATGATCATTTAGCGGCAAAAGGATTAAAAGTAGGAGATGCGATTCCAATAGATGATGAAGCGATTTCTACATTGTTAGAAACGAAGCATCCAACTTATTCGCAGCCTTATGAGTTTGCAGGTATTGAACGTTTATCAGGATATGCACCGATTTTTGAAAATCATGATTCATCTGGTGATGTGATTGCCATTAGTGTCATCGATTTTGATAATGCGATAGTTGCTGAAAGAACCTGGGACGTTGTTCGAAATGGCGTTTTAATCAGCTTAATTCCTATGGTGATTGCAGCAAGTATTACAATCTACTTAATTAGACGGAAAACAAGTCAAATTTCTTCGCTCATAAACCATGCAAGAGAAATTGCAGATGGGAATCTAGCAATTGAAGATACTGTTGTGAATAGTAGAGATGAAGTTGGCGATTTAGCGCGTACGTTAAATATGATGACGGCTAATTTGCGTAATATAATTGGAACGATGAAGACAACCGCGGTTCAATTGACCAAAAACTCATCAGAAACGGCCATGTCATTAAATGAAATGCATGATGCGATTCAGCAAGTTGCTGCGAATATGAGCGACGTCACGATTTCAATCTCAAATGGAACCGCAAATGCTGAGCATGCCTCATCCATTTTGGGAACATTGGCGGATAATATTCAAGCATCTAAAGTTACTGCGGATCGTTCTGTAGAAAACTCTAAAGCAACGATGCAAGTTGCAGAAAATGGCCAACAAAGAGCAAATGAAATTAACGAAGACATGGAGAAAATACGGACGGAATCAGTTGACTCTGGAAACACGATACAAAATCTCATAGAGTCCACAACAAAAATTCAAGATATTACAAGTACAATCGCGGGAATTGCCGCACAAACAAACTTGTTGGCATTGAATGCTTCCATTGAGGCAGCGCGTGCGGGAGAGCATGGCCAAGGGTTTGCTGTTGTTGCTGAAGAAGTTAGAAAGTTAGCGGAACAATCCAATAGTGAAGTACTCGAAGTTGAGAAATTAGTTGCTGATATTACTGCCCATATACAGCAAGTTGTCTCTTCAACAGAAGAAAGTACAGCACTTATTGAATCTGGTACGAATACGGTTCGTTTAACTGCTGAATCGCTCAGTCAAGTCGCTCAAGCAGTTTCTAAAACCGTAGAGGAAATTAGTTCACTATCTGCATCAACAACGATAGAAGCAGAAAGTTCGGAACAAGTTGTTCAGTTGATTAGCGAGTTGACACGTGAAATTCACACAATAGAAGATATGTCGATGAATATATCGGCTGCAACGGAAAGAAACGACAGCATCGATTGA
- a CDS encoding UPF0236 family transposase-like protein produces the protein MIKNNTKLPTPRSFNKILDRFHVAKDLKSVFKEHPRWHSIRIKLAKYNIEGLMTELNSAVGKLEDADLIRQYP, from the coding sequence ATGATTAAAAATAACACGAAGTTACCCACACCAAGATCTTTTAACAAAATCTTAGATCGCTTTCACGTCGCGAAAGATTTAAAATCTGTTTTTAAAGAACACCCTAGATGGCACTCCATTCGTATCAAGCTTGCCAAATACAACATAGAAGGTTTAATGACGGAGCTTAATAGTGCTGTTGGTAAATTGGAAGATGCTGATTTAATACGGCAATATCCCTAG
- a CDS encoding MBL fold metallo-hydrolase: MVEQQRVELIDGFDLGIEHRTGIYVINERDLTIVETGPSPSVQHIRVGLKRLGHTLADIKYIIVTHIHLDHAGGAGLLLEESPNATVVVHSRGARHLAQPERLIAGAKAVYGDKFDELFDPILPIPEERLLIKGEGDTLTIGEACTLQFWDTPGHSNHHLAIYDPVSNGMFTGDTVGIRYEQLIDDGVQLFLPSTSPNQFNAHAMQHAIDRMRVMNLDYLYFGHYGYTKDVEEALNQVEAWLPIFVKEAGAVYSEGKDYHALSARLFAKVQNHLRHQNISDTHDVYGIIKLDMDVSSMGLMEYVAKQPR; encoded by the coding sequence ATGGTTGAGCAGCAGCGAGTAGAACTAATTGATGGTTTTGATTTAGGTATTGAACATCGAACGGGAATCTATGTGATTAATGAGCGTGATTTAACGATTGTTGAAACAGGTCCAAGTCCATCCGTTCAACATATTCGTGTAGGATTAAAGCGGCTTGGGCATACTCTAGCAGATATTAAGTATATCATTGTGACCCATATCCATTTAGATCATGCAGGCGGTGCAGGGTTATTGTTGGAGGAAAGCCCAAATGCAACTGTTGTTGTACATTCGAGAGGGGCACGCCATCTTGCGCAGCCAGAAAGACTGATTGCAGGCGCAAAAGCAGTATATGGAGATAAATTTGACGAACTATTTGATCCGATTTTGCCAATCCCTGAAGAACGTCTACTCATAAAAGGGGAAGGGGATACATTAACGATTGGCGAGGCATGTACATTACAATTTTGGGATACGCCGGGACACTCCAATCACCATCTTGCCATTTATGATCCAGTCAGTAATGGCATGTTTACAGGAGACACCGTCGGTATCCGCTATGAACAACTTATAGACGATGGCGTTCAACTTTTCCTTCCATCTACATCACCGAACCAATTTAACGCACATGCAATGCAACACGCAATTGACCGAATGCGAGTGATGAATCTGGATTACTTATATTTTGGACATTATGGATATACGAAAGACGTTGAGGAAGCATTAAACCAAGTGGAAGCATGGTTACCTATCTTTGTGAAAGAAGCGGGTGCTGTTTATTCGGAAGGAAAAGATTACCACGCACTAAGTGCTCGTTTATTTGCGAAAGTGCAAAATCATTTGCGACATCAAAATATTTCAGATACCCATGATGTATATGGCATTATTAAGCTCGATATGGATGTTAGCTCAATGGGATTAATGGAATACGTAGCAAAACAACCTAGGTGA
- a CDS encoding patatin-like phospholipase family protein produces the protein MLIDGVFSGGGLKGFALVGAYSVLEEKGYRFKRVAGTSAGAILASFIAAGYTAKEIEKLLDELDPITLLDPRNTILPIPFMKWIRLYWRLGLYQGKALEKWFFEKLANKGIYSFADLPAGTLRLIASDLTNGKMLVLPDDLESYGVKPESFPVARALRMSCGIPFFFEPVKMKVATDDTIIVDGGVLSNFPMWLFDGDAGKRERPVIGLKLSRSKEEVGGHEISNALHLFEALFSTMKNAHDERYISREHEKDVVFIPVEGFSATQFNLEDETKAELMKIGRERTLKFLEFW, from the coding sequence ATGTTAATCGACGGCGTATTTTCCGGTGGAGGGTTAAAAGGATTTGCATTAGTTGGCGCATACAGCGTTCTGGAAGAGAAAGGCTATCGTTTTAAACGAGTTGCAGGAACAAGTGCCGGTGCTATTCTGGCAAGTTTTATTGCTGCAGGATATACAGCAAAAGAAATTGAAAAATTATTAGATGAACTCGATCCAATAACCTTACTCGATCCACGGAATACAATACTTCCTATACCTTTTATGAAATGGATACGGCTTTATTGGCGACTTGGACTCTATCAAGGAAAGGCGTTAGAAAAATGGTTCTTTGAAAAACTGGCCAACAAAGGTATCTATTCATTTGCAGATTTACCTGCCGGGACATTAAGGCTTATCGCATCCGACTTAACAAATGGTAAAATGTTGGTGCTTCCGGATGATTTAGAAAGTTATGGTGTAAAACCAGAAAGTTTTCCAGTTGCACGTGCTTTGCGAATGAGTTGTGGCATTCCTTTTTTCTTTGAACCGGTAAAGATGAAAGTAGCTACAGATGACACGATTATTGTTGATGGAGGCGTGCTGAGTAATTTTCCAATGTGGCTATTTGATGGCGATGCTGGAAAAAGAGAGCGTCCTGTTATTGGACTAAAATTAAGTAGGAGTAAAGAAGAAGTGGGCGGACATGAAATATCGAATGCATTACATTTATTTGAAGCATTGTTTTCTACGATGAAGAATGCCCATGATGAACGGTATATTTCCCGAGAACATGAAAAAGATGTCGTTTTCATACCCGTTGAAGGTTTTAGTGCAACCCAATTTAATTTAGAAGATGAAACGAAAGCAGAACTAATGAAAATAGGAAGAGAACGAACGTTAAAGTTTTTAGAATTTTGGTAA
- a CDS encoding ATP-binding protein, producing MQVKTNTNIRDTMQCALDITANARNGMLKWFNSEQDLFASQQSFHVFIEKRPENRQGNISFSIFFDPNQNENIANHLNNRVAVMDCVIKNEGFLATGFHVRGKREPVATNRRFKANLKFVLNRRMAAQIPIELYTALRELPIADERSEYVKKRIASWEGYLRIQELNADVEDVNTTFTAPRFSEDFSKIQITCPGLQGKALRALNGFSANITGLSGDVGNVIQVKPSKKMVEIELTPTYKNRARRQDLNIHSFREVKFSNFAELSQVRRLRKGFKDLQDGLAANANLEKVLFEERPVVRISKEKKDLVFHNRLNKFQREAVTGAMTANDLYVIQGPPGTGKTTVISEICYQNAKAGLRTLVASQANLAVDNALGRLLDDQDIRILRYGRTESIEEEGKKFIEENVALHWKEQTMQALKRELQQHKEKSEQLKQDCLNYEQQLATYKDANKFIEAKIIEKEQVQVEHEALLSTLEQLNKVEISLNEELEKLVEEQQHLEKNRQQLQEKVERLEEQIQLHEMHAEEKAIMEIVENEIIEVQQKIDYRTMHEQQFQLEQELVLLQEEKSSNDERLQQFEQFLEESMFILKLDDFQKCLLKFRIDVPSVTHTKITELQHLILKIKESLSRNTYDVWNSLEQRLDKAIPMLENILREQGFLTQAGQRTFQGQNRSPEEVHAFLDRMGRFLVAPQMKQLLVTRNYSAEKYDALEKLASAYTFLKQQKQHARMQYAYIEQQKTMIEQSKQLFKMIKKETIEAVNRSTNEVMKRLEMIAEKSTELLAKQAELKEQYEALPKQNLITKHSIAELIESLEQLKERSSAYKQKRQAYHAYQSEFENNQKTVIELTEAIVKNTDMQEEKQQGIEQIKEKLIQNESSRTALQDVLQSEPEKEQELILKNLEDCKEKIEAIKVEQEQLPMKEALQQQWLSMLENATDYDLDEIKKLYIQHANVIGTTCVASARRDFMEDYPTFDVVIIDEVSKATPPELLLPMLKGKKIILVGDHHQLPPLMGQETLEEFLEESTDAKEKKELEQLLKESLFERLFRTLPKQNKTMLGIQYRMHEKIMDTITPFYKEGDYALQCGLENSDVDRDHLLESRHYNRNKHLLWFDVPNEKPFFEDRVKGGTSRFNEAELSMIRTLLTDLNEATNEAIQAGRIKSGAKKNVGVISFYGEQVKRIDLLIHHELNLPHLHCRTGSVDKFQGMEMDVIILSFVRNHDHPGGDIGFAKDYRRLNVALSRARELLMIVGSADMFTKRPKNLHTRKMFERLLNHVQEQEGYKQLQTEVN from the coding sequence ATGCAAGTAAAAACGAATACGAATATCCGTGATACGATGCAATGTGCCCTCGATATTACGGCGAATGCGCGTAATGGAATGTTGAAATGGTTTAATAGTGAACAAGATTTATTTGCATCACAACAAAGTTTTCATGTATTTATCGAAAAGAGACCGGAAAATCGTCAGGGGAATATATCCTTTTCTATTTTCTTTGATCCAAATCAAAATGAAAATATAGCGAATCATTTAAACAATCGAGTTGCGGTGATGGATTGCGTCATTAAAAATGAAGGCTTTTTAGCGACGGGTTTCCATGTTCGTGGTAAAAGGGAGCCTGTTGCAACTAATAGACGATTCAAAGCAAATTTAAAGTTTGTTTTGAATCGTCGAATGGCTGCTCAAATCCCCATAGAACTTTATACGGCACTGCGCGAATTGCCGATAGCAGATGAACGTTCGGAGTATGTGAAGAAAAGAATCGCGAGTTGGGAAGGGTATTTACGAATTCAAGAGTTGAATGCGGACGTAGAAGATGTAAATACGACATTTACTGCCCCGCGATTTAGTGAAGATTTTAGCAAAATACAAATTACTTGCCCTGGACTTCAAGGAAAAGCTTTGCGGGCGTTGAATGGATTTAGTGCGAATATAACTGGGCTTTCCGGAGATGTTGGCAATGTTATACAAGTGAAGCCTTCGAAAAAAATGGTTGAGATTGAATTAACGCCTACCTATAAAAATAGGGCAAGGCGACAGGATTTGAATATTCATTCATTTCGAGAAGTCAAATTCAGTAATTTTGCCGAATTAAGTCAAGTGCGCCGTCTCCGAAAAGGATTTAAAGATTTACAAGACGGATTAGCTGCGAATGCCAATTTAGAAAAAGTTCTTTTTGAAGAACGACCTGTTGTTAGGATTTCAAAAGAAAAGAAAGATCTAGTGTTTCATAATCGACTAAATAAGTTTCAGCGTGAAGCTGTGACGGGTGCGATGACAGCAAATGATTTATATGTCATCCAAGGCCCACCTGGAACGGGGAAAACGACAGTTATTTCCGAAATTTGTTACCAAAATGCGAAAGCAGGACTGCGGACACTCGTTGCTTCACAGGCAAATTTAGCTGTAGATAATGCGCTTGGAAGACTGTTAGATGACCAAGATATTCGAATTTTACGTTACGGCCGTACGGAAAGCATTGAAGAAGAAGGCAAGAAGTTTATTGAGGAAAACGTTGCACTGCATTGGAAAGAACAAACGATGCAAGCATTAAAACGAGAATTGCAGCAGCACAAAGAGAAATCGGAACAACTGAAACAGGATTGTTTAAATTATGAACAACAGTTGGCGACCTACAAAGACGCGAATAAATTTATTGAAGCGAAAATTATCGAAAAAGAACAAGTGCAAGTTGAACATGAAGCGCTCTTATCAACGTTGGAACAATTAAACAAAGTAGAAATTAGTTTGAACGAAGAACTAGAAAAGTTGGTGGAAGAACAGCAACATCTAGAAAAAAATCGCCAGCAGTTACAAGAAAAGGTTGAACGACTAGAAGAACAAATTCAGTTGCATGAAATGCATGCAGAAGAAAAAGCGATAATGGAAATTGTTGAAAATGAAATCATTGAAGTTCAACAAAAAATTGACTATAGGACAATGCATGAGCAACAATTTCAGCTAGAGCAAGAATTGGTTTTATTACAAGAAGAGAAATCTTCAAATGATGAACGGTTACAGCAATTTGAACAATTTCTAGAAGAGTCAATGTTTATCTTAAAATTGGATGACTTTCAAAAATGCTTGTTAAAGTTTCGAATCGATGTGCCATCTGTGACGCATACAAAAATAACAGAATTACAGCATCTGATTTTGAAAATAAAAGAAAGTTTATCAAGAAATACATATGATGTCTGGAATTCACTTGAACAACGTTTGGATAAAGCCATTCCTATGCTAGAAAATATCTTGCGGGAACAAGGCTTTTTAACGCAAGCCGGTCAAAGAACATTTCAAGGACAAAATCGTTCACCAGAAGAAGTTCATGCATTTTTAGATCGAATGGGACGTTTCTTAGTTGCACCGCAAATGAAACAGCTTCTAGTAACGAGAAACTACTCCGCTGAAAAATATGATGCTTTAGAGAAATTAGCTTCTGCCTATACATTTTTAAAACAACAAAAACAACACGCTCGCATGCAGTATGCGTATATTGAACAACAAAAAACAATGATTGAACAATCGAAACAACTTTTTAAAATGATAAAAAAAGAAACAATCGAAGCGGTTAATCGTTCAACGAATGAAGTAATGAAACGTTTGGAAATGATTGCTGAAAAATCAACTGAATTGCTAGCGAAGCAAGCTGAGTTAAAAGAACAGTATGAAGCTTTACCAAAACAAAATTTGATCACGAAGCATTCTATTGCAGAATTAATTGAGTCACTCGAACAGCTAAAAGAGCGCTCATCGGCATACAAACAAAAGCGACAAGCCTATCATGCGTATCAATCAGAATTTGAAAACAACCAAAAGACGGTTATTGAACTGACCGAAGCTATTGTTAAAAATACGGATATGCAAGAGGAAAAGCAACAAGGAATCGAGCAAATCAAGGAAAAGTTGATTCAAAATGAGAGCAGTCGAACTGCACTACAAGATGTTTTGCAATCCGAGCCAGAAAAAGAACAAGAATTGATTTTGAAAAATCTGGAAGACTGTAAAGAGAAAATCGAAGCAATAAAAGTCGAACAAGAACAGCTGCCCATGAAAGAAGCTTTGCAACAACAATGGCTTTCGATGTTAGAAAATGCAACGGACTATGACTTAGACGAAATTAAAAAACTTTATATTCAACATGCGAACGTCATTGGAACAACTTGTGTTGCCTCGGCAAGACGAGATTTTATGGAAGATTATCCAACTTTTGACGTAGTCATTATTGACGAAGTGTCGAAAGCTACACCTCCTGAATTACTATTACCGATGCTGAAAGGGAAGAAAATTATTTTAGTAGGCGACCATCACCAATTACCGCCACTAATGGGGCAAGAAACGCTTGAAGAATTTCTTGAGGAAAGTACGGATGCTAAGGAAAAGAAAGAGCTTGAACAATTATTAAAAGAATCATTATTTGAGCGGTTGTTTAGAACATTGCCAAAGCAAAATAAAACGATGCTTGGCATTCAATATCGAATGCACGAAAAAATAATGGACACAATCACGCCATTTTACAAAGAAGGCGACTATGCCTTACAATGCGGCCTAGAAAACTCAGATGTGGATAGGGATCATTTACTAGAATCGCGTCATTATAATCGTAACAAACATCTCTTATGGTTTGATGTTCCGAATGAAAAACCGTTTTTTGAAGACCGTGTAAAAGGTGGGACAAGTCGCTTTAATGAAGCGGAACTATCCATGATTCGTACGTTATTAACCGATTTAAATGAAGCAACTAATGAAGCAATTCAAGCGGGTAGAATAAAATCGGGTGCGAAGAAAAATGTCGGTGTAATTAGTTTTTATGGTGAACAAGTGAAAAGAATTGATCTTTTAATTCATCATGAATTAAATTTACCTCATCTACATTGCAGAACCGGTTCCGTTGACAAATTTCAAGGGATGGAAATGGATGTCATTATTTTAAGTTTCGTTCGAAATCATGATCATCCAGGTGGAGATATCGGTTTCGCGAAAGATTACCGACGCTTAAATGTTGCCTTATCACGTGCCAGGGAATTACTGATGATTGTCGGAAGTGCAGATATGTTTACAAAACGTCCGAAGAATTTGCATACGCGAAAGATGTTTGAGCGGTTACTCAATCATGTACAGGAACAAGAAGGGTATAAGCAATTACAGACAGAGGTGAACTGA